Proteins co-encoded in one Verrucomicrobiota bacterium genomic window:
- the mqnE gene encoding aminofutalosine synthase MqnE, with protein sequence MNRMLLQQSSLGDLADKVAAGQRLTEADAVRLFESKNLNAVGALADFARERKVGNRASYILNRYINYSNYCILSCQFCSFARKKRDKDGFELSAEQVVQKAREALALGVTELHIVGGLHPTLPFGYYVGMLRALKSLDARLQLKCFTAIEILHLAWLAKMPVERVLAELKDAGLASLTGGGAEIFRKEVRSAIAKGKESAEEWLDVHRTWHRLGGRSTCTMLFGHVESLADRVDHLRQLRALQDETRGFTGFVALPYQPENNEIPVQHPPTGFDALRTIAVSRLYLDNFDHITAYWVGMGLKLAQVALSCGADDLHGTIVEEHIFHMAGATSPQRQTEAAMVKAIREAGRVPVQRDTFYQPMKEWNDPPTGSDEATNVSRSGVLQENLATA encoded by the coding sequence ATGAACCGGATGCTTCTCCAGCAAAGTTCGCTGGGCGACCTCGCCGACAAGGTCGCCGCCGGCCAACGGCTCACCGAGGCGGACGCAGTGCGGCTGTTCGAGTCGAAGAACCTCAACGCCGTCGGCGCGCTGGCGGACTTCGCGCGCGAACGCAAGGTCGGCAACCGCGCCAGCTACATTCTCAACCGCTACATCAACTACTCGAATTACTGCATCCTCTCCTGCCAGTTCTGCTCGTTCGCGCGCAAGAAGCGCGACAAGGATGGCTTCGAGCTGTCCGCCGAGCAGGTCGTGCAAAAGGCGCGCGAGGCGCTCGCGCTTGGCGTCACCGAACTGCACATCGTTGGCGGGCTGCACCCGACGCTGCCGTTCGGCTACTACGTCGGGATGCTCCGCGCGCTCAAGTCGCTCGACGCGCGGCTTCAGTTGAAGTGCTTCACCGCCATCGAAATCCTCCACCTCGCCTGGCTCGCGAAGATGCCCGTCGAGCGGGTTCTCGCCGAACTCAAGGACGCCGGGCTCGCCTCGCTCACCGGCGGCGGCGCGGAGATTTTCCGCAAGGAAGTCCGGTCCGCCATCGCGAAGGGCAAGGAGTCTGCGGAGGAATGGCTGGACGTGCATCGCACGTGGCACCGGCTCGGCGGGCGGAGCACGTGCACCATGCTTTTCGGCCACGTCGAGTCGCTGGCGGACCGCGTGGATCACTTGCGGCAGTTGCGGGCGCTGCAGGACGAGACGCGCGGCTTCACCGGCTTCGTCGCGCTGCCGTATCAGCCGGAGAACAACGAGATTCCCGTGCAACATCCGCCGACGGGCTTCGACGCATTGCGCACCATCGCGGTGAGCCGGCTCTACCTCGACAACTTCGACCACATCACCGCCTACTGGGTCGGCATGGGCTTGAAACTCGCGCAAGTCGCCCTCAGCTGCGGCGCGGACGACCTGCACGGCACGATCGTCGAGGAACACATCTTCCACATGGCCGGCGCAACGTCGCCGCAACGCCAGACCGAGGCCGCGATGGTGAAGGCGATCCGCGAGGCCGGCCGCGTGCCGGTGCAGCGCGACACGTTTTATCAGCCGATGAAGGAGTGGAACGACCCGCCGACTGGCTCCGACGAAGCAACGAACGTCAGCCGGTCGGGCGTGCTTCAGGAGAATCTCGCCACGGCATGA
- a CDS encoding UbiX family flavin prenyltransferase translates to MRILVAITGASGALYAQRLLDHIDTRQHELHLVMSNYAQQVLAEELPGGLRVPDGTQRHSLKSMNAPFASGSNPPDAMVIIPCTMGTLGRIAHGLSEDVLLRAADVVLKEKKKLILVPRETPLSLVHVRNFELLLLAGAVLIPANPLFYTHPQTIEQVADTVVARVLDHMGIPQQLVPRWQSEPE, encoded by the coding sequence ATGCGCATCCTTGTTGCCATCACGGGAGCCAGCGGCGCGCTTTACGCGCAGCGGTTGCTCGACCACATCGACACGCGGCAACACGAGCTGCATCTCGTGATGAGCAACTACGCGCAGCAGGTGCTCGCCGAGGAGTTGCCCGGCGGTTTGCGTGTGCCCGACGGCACCCAGCGCCACAGCCTCAAGAGCATGAACGCGCCTTTCGCCAGCGGCTCCAACCCGCCGGATGCGATGGTCATCATCCCCTGCACCATGGGAACGCTCGGCCGCATCGCGCACGGGCTCAGCGAGGACGTGCTGCTGCGCGCCGCCGACGTGGTGCTCAAGGAAAAGAAGAAGCTCATCCTCGTCCCGCGCGAGACGCCGCTCTCGCTCGTGCACGTGAGGAACTTCGAACTGCTCCTGCTTGCCGGCGCAGTCCTGATTCCTGCGAACCCGCTCTTCTACACACACCCGCAAACCATCGAGCAAGTCGCGGACACCGTGGTCGCGCGCGTGCTCGACCACATGGGCATCCCGCAGCAGCTCGTGCCGCGCTGGCAGTCGGAACCGGAGTAG
- a CDS encoding tetratricopeptide repeat protein produces the protein MRRPMHPDSAGPRNLPIITALVFGTFALYARTATFGFVHYDDPDCVTRVPEVTAGLSWAGFKWAFQSIVVGHWKPIVSLSHMVDCEVFDLNAGGHHLVNVLWHAATAAMLFLALRAMTDAPWRSAMVAALFAWHPLRVESVAWITERKDVLSGFFAMLVLWAYARQVIAPTPARRAVVMVAFALGLMSKSSLVTLPFALLLLDVWPLRRLEPFSSQGAEAGIAPRRGVTLAAAIAEKMPLFVLSASASVIAFLAAKSGYAGQTPADSLSAGLRISNAAVACIEYLRQTVLPTGLAVFYPYVSVPAWKGTLAAAGMAGLTVWVFTQARRRPYLAVGWFWFLGMLTPMIGLVQSGAQSRADRYTYLAHIGLAMAVVWGVHDWARSRQRLRAAQGLFVAAVFGCAMGTLAVLPHWRNSFTLFERAAAVTRDNWTAHGNLGFLHLAAGRAQEAVPHLEVAVRTMSRDENLRFNLALALFDLGRVEEATPHLREVIRRNPGFAAAHRRLADALTRLQLRAEAAASLERAARLQPTDVDAWVDLGVLRAGLGDKSAAAGHYRRALALNPDHAAAHANLGGLLADDGRLDDAAPHLADAVRLQPTNSVARHNLALLLLRQSRDADAVAQLREAVRLQPDFGNALNRLAWALATSPEDSVRNSAEALMLARRVVHLTGGREPIAFDTLGAALAETGDFAEATRAASKASELATTAGRSALAAQAQARAELYRAGRPFRDQASREPFR, from the coding sequence ATGCGGCGGCCAATGCACCCCGACTCCGCCGGTCCACGCAACCTGCCGATCATCACCGCGCTTGTGTTCGGCACCTTCGCGTTGTATGCGCGGACGGCAACCTTCGGCTTCGTGCACTATGATGACCCGGACTGCGTGACACGCGTGCCCGAGGTGACCGCCGGCCTGTCGTGGGCAGGATTCAAGTGGGCATTTCAAAGCATCGTGGTCGGTCACTGGAAGCCCATCGTCTCCCTCTCGCACATGGTGGATTGCGAGGTGTTCGACCTGAACGCGGGCGGGCACCATCTTGTCAACGTGCTGTGGCACGCGGCGACGGCGGCCATGCTCTTCCTGGCGTTGCGGGCAATGACGGATGCCCCGTGGCGCAGCGCGATGGTTGCGGCGCTCTTTGCCTGGCACCCGCTCCGGGTCGAGTCCGTGGCTTGGATTACCGAACGCAAAGATGTGCTGAGCGGATTCTTTGCGATGCTCGTGCTGTGGGCTTATGCGCGGCAGGTCATCGCGCCAACGCCAGCGCGGCGTGCGGTGGTGATGGTCGCGTTCGCGCTCGGGCTGATGTCCAAGTCGTCGCTCGTGACGCTGCCTTTCGCGCTGCTCCTTCTCGACGTCTGGCCGCTGCGTCGGCTGGAGCCATTCAGTTCGCAAGGCGCAGAAGCGGGGATCGCACCGCGTCGGGGTGTAACGCTCGCGGCAGCCATCGCCGAGAAGATGCCGCTTTTCGTGCTTTCGGCGTCGGCGAGTGTCATCGCGTTTCTGGCGGCGAAATCCGGATACGCCGGCCAGACGCCGGCGGATTCGCTTTCGGCCGGGTTACGAATCTCCAATGCCGCCGTGGCCTGCATCGAGTATCTGCGCCAAACGGTCCTGCCCACCGGCCTCGCGGTCTTCTATCCTTACGTGTCCGTGCCCGCTTGGAAGGGCACGCTCGCAGCGGCGGGGATGGCCGGGCTGACGGTTTGGGTGTTCACGCAGGCGCGACGCCGCCCGTATCTCGCGGTGGGCTGGTTTTGGTTTCTCGGGATGCTCACGCCGATGATTGGACTCGTGCAATCCGGCGCACAGTCGCGCGCGGACCGATACACGTATTTGGCCCACATCGGGCTCGCGATGGCCGTGGTTTGGGGCGTCCACGATTGGGCCCGATCGAGGCAACGACTCAGAGCGGCACAAGGTCTGTTCGTTGCGGCGGTTTTCGGCTGCGCCATGGGCACGCTTGCGGTGCTCCCGCACTGGCGCAACAGTTTCACCCTCTTCGAGCGCGCCGCCGCGGTGACTCGTGACAACTGGACCGCGCACGGAAACCTCGGCTTCCTGCACCTGGCCGCGGGGCGCGCGCAAGAAGCCGTGCCGCACTTGGAAGTCGCGGTGCGCACCATGTCGCGCGACGAAAACCTGCGCTTCAACCTCGCGCTTGCATTGTTCGACTTGGGTCGCGTGGAAGAAGCCACGCCGCACCTGCGCGAGGTGATCCGACGAAACCCGGGCTTCGCGGCCGCGCACCGGCGGCTGGCCGACGCGCTGACCCGCCTCCAACTCCGCGCCGAGGCTGCCGCGAGTCTTGAGCGGGCCGCACGGCTTCAACCGACGGACGTGGATGCGTGGGTGGACCTCGGCGTGCTGCGCGCCGGGCTCGGCGACAAATCCGCAGCGGCCGGCCACTACCGGCGCGCGCTTGCGTTGAATCCCGATCACGCCGCTGCGCACGCCAACCTCGGCGGACTCCTTGCCGATGACGGGCGGCTGGATGACGCTGCGCCGCACCTTGCGGATGCCGTCCGCCTCCAGCCCACAAACAGCGTGGCACGCCACAACCTAGCCCTCCTGTTGCTGCGCCAGTCCCGCGACGCCGACGCCGTCGCCCAACTCCGCGAGGCGGTCCGGCTCCAGCCGGACTTTGGCAACGCGCTCAATCGCCTCGCGTGGGCGCTGGCGACCAGCCCGGAGGATTCCGTGCGCAACAGCGCCGAGGCTCTCATGCTCGCGCGCCGCGTCGTGCATCTCACCGGCGGGCGGGAACCAATCGCGTTCGACACGTTGGGAGCCGCACTCGCCGAAACCGGGGACTTTGCCGAAGCAACGCGGGCAGCCTCCAAGGCGTCGGAACTTGCAACCACCGCCGGCCGCTCCGCGCTGGCCGCGCAGGCACAGGCGCGAGCGGAGTTGTATCGCGCCGGCCGGCCATTCCGCGATCAGGCATCGCGCGAGCCGTTCCGGTGA
- a CDS encoding 4-hydroxybenzoate octaprenyltransferase, with protein MENPLATARKWAGFVKISHTVFALPFALAAMVVAARENRGWPGWRVFLLVLAAMVCARTCAMAFNRIVDRKFDAENPRTANRHLPAGAISLASAWTLCALGAAGMVASAFFLNPACLYLSPVALFLVCFYSLTKRFTDYTHVWLGVALALAPIGAWLAVKGGAAFITWWPIGQSFLLPLLIAAAVVCWLTGFDIIYALQDYEFDRSHGLRSLVVAWGPANALKAAFLAHMLMWVLLAVFGLLAGFRLAYLVGMVIIIVCLIMEHWLAWRRSLNWVQSAFFRLNALVSIVFLVVTTAEVVFPFFSLLNPPGR; from the coding sequence ATGGAAAACCCGCTGGCGACCGCCCGGAAATGGGCCGGGTTCGTGAAGATCAGCCACACGGTCTTCGCGCTGCCGTTTGCGCTCGCGGCGATGGTCGTGGCGGCGCGGGAGAACCGGGGCTGGCCCGGCTGGCGGGTGTTCCTGCTCGTGCTCGCGGCGATGGTCTGCGCGCGCACGTGCGCGATGGCGTTCAACCGCATCGTGGACCGCAAGTTCGACGCGGAGAATCCGCGCACCGCGAACCGCCACCTGCCGGCCGGCGCCATCTCGCTCGCGAGCGCGTGGACGCTGTGCGCGCTTGGCGCGGCGGGAATGGTCGCCTCGGCGTTCTTCCTCAATCCGGCGTGCCTTTACCTGTCGCCGGTCGCGTTGTTCCTCGTGTGCTTCTACTCGCTTACGAAACGCTTCACCGACTACACGCACGTGTGGCTCGGCGTCGCGCTGGCGCTGGCGCCCATCGGGGCGTGGCTGGCGGTGAAGGGCGGCGCGGCCTTCATCACGTGGTGGCCCATCGGGCAGAGTTTTCTGCTGCCGCTGCTCATCGCCGCGGCGGTCGTCTGCTGGCTCACGGGGTTCGACATCATCTACGCGCTGCAGGATTACGAGTTCGACCGGTCGCACGGGCTGCGCTCGCTCGTCGTGGCGTGGGGGCCGGCCAACGCGCTCAAGGCCGCGTTTCTCGCGCACATGCTCATGTGGGTGCTGCTCGCGGTGTTTGGCCTGCTCGCAGGATTCCGCCTCGCGTATCTGGTCGGCATGGTCATCATCATTGTGTGTCTCATCATGGAACACTGGCTGGCGTGGCGGCGGAGCCTGAACTGGGTTCAGAGCGCGTTCTTCCGGCTGAACGCGCTCGTGAGCATCGTGTTCCTCGTCGTCACCACGGCGGAAGTGGTGTTCCCATTTTTCAGCCTGCTCAATCCTCCCGGGCGCTGA